From Aphelocoma coerulescens isolate FSJ_1873_10779 chromosome 15, UR_Acoe_1.0, whole genome shotgun sequence, one genomic window encodes:
- the LHX5 gene encoding LIM/homeobox protein Lhx5 isoform X2 — protein MMVHCAGCERPILDRFLLNVLDRAWHIKCVQCCECKCNLTEKCFSREGKLYCKNDFFRRFGTKCAGCSQGISPSDLVRKARNKVFHLNCFTCMVCNKQLSTGEELYIIDENKFVCKEDYLNSPSLKEGSLNSVSSCTDRSLSPDLQDPMQDDTKETDNSTSSDKETTNNENEEQNSGTKRRGPRTTIKAKQLETLKAAFAATPKPTRHIREQLAQETGLNMRVIQVWFQNRRSKERRMKQLSALGARRHAFFRSPRRMRPLGGRLDESEMLGSTPYTYYGDYQGDYYGPGGNYDFFPHGPPSQAQSPADSSYLQNSGPGSTPLGPLEPPLSGHHSSENQRYTDMISHPDTPSPEPGMTGSLHPIPGEVFSGGPSPPFSMSSNSGYSGALSHPNPELSEAAVW, from the exons ATGATGGTGCATTGTGCGGGCTGCGAGAGGCCGATTTTGGACCGGTTCCTACTGAACGTCTTGGACAGGGCATGGCACATCAAATGCGTCCAGTGCTGCGAGTGCAAGTGCAACCTGACCGAGAAATGCttctccagggaagggaaactCTACTGCAAAAATGACTTTTTCAG gAGGTTTGGTACCAAATGCGCCGGCTGCTCCCAAGGGATCTCTCCCAGTGACCTCGTCCGAAAAGCCCGGAATAAAGTCTTTCACCTGAACTGTTTCACCTGCATGGTCTGCAACAAGCAGCTTTCCACGGGCGAGGAACTCTATATCATCGACGAAAACAAATTTGTTTGCAAAGAGGATTATTTGAACTCTCCCAGTTTGAAGGAAGGCAGCCTCAACTCAG TGTCCTCGTGTACAGACAGGAGTTTGTCCCCGGATCTCCAGGACCCCATGCAGGACGACACCAAGGAAACGGACAACTCAACCTCCTCGGACAAGGAGACCACCAACAACGAGAACGAGGAGCAGAACTCGGGCACCAAGCGGAGGGGGCCCCGCACCACCATTAAAGCCAAGCAGCTGGAGACCCTCAAAGCTGCCTTCGCCgccacccccaaacccacccgcCACATCCGGGAGCAGCTGGCCCAAGAGACTGGCCTCAACATGAGAGTCATCCAG GTGTGGTTCCAGAACCGTCGGTCGAAGGAGCGGCGGATGAAGCAGCTGAGCGCGCTGGGCGCCCGCCGGCACGCGTTCTTCCGCAGCCCCCGCAGGATGCGGCCCCTCGGCGGCCGCCTCGACGAGTCCGAGATGCTCGGCTCCACGCCCTACACGTACTACGGAG ATTACCAAGGTGACTACTACGGGCCGGGAGGCAACTATGACTTTTTCCCCCACGGGCCGCCCTCCCAAGCCCAGTCCCCGGCCGACTCCAGCTACCTTCAGAACTCAGGACCCGGCTCCACACCCCTGGGACCCTTGGAGCCCCCCCTAAGCGGACACCACTCCTCAGAAAACCAAAGGTACACGGATATGATCTCGCACCccgacacccccagccccgagCCGGGGATGACCGGCTCGCTGCACCCCATCCCGGGGGAGGTCTTCAGCGGGGGGCCCAGCCCGCCCTTCTCCATGTCCAGCAATAGCGGCTACAGCGGGGCTCTGTCGCACCCCAACCCGGAGCTCAGCGAGGCGGCGGTGTGGTAG
- the LHX5 gene encoding LIM/homeobox protein Lhx5 isoform X1, with protein sequence MVHCAGCERPILDRFLLNVLDRAWHIKCVQCCECKCNLTEKCFSREGKLYCKNDFFRRFGTKCAGCSQGISPSDLVRKARNKVFHLNCFTCMVCNKQLSTGEELYIIDENKFVCKEDYLNSPSLKEGSLNSGTSGSARPPSLSPDLQDPMQDDTKETDNSTSSDKETTNNENEEQNSGTKRRGPRTTIKAKQLETLKAAFAATPKPTRHIREQLAQETGLNMRVIQVWFQNRRSKERRMKQLSALGARRHAFFRSPRRMRPLGGRLDESEMLGSTPYTYYGDYQGDYYGPGGNYDFFPHGPPSQAQSPADSSYLQNSGPGSTPLGPLEPPLSGHHSSENQRYTDMISHPDTPSPEPGMTGSLHPIPGEVFSGGPSPPFSMSSNSGYSGALSHPNPELSEAAVW encoded by the exons ATGGTGCATTGTGCGGGCTGCGAGAGGCCGATTTTGGACCGGTTCCTACTGAACGTCTTGGACAGGGCATGGCACATCAAATGCGTCCAGTGCTGCGAGTGCAAGTGCAACCTGACCGAGAAATGCttctccagggaagggaaactCTACTGCAAAAATGACTTTTTCAG gAGGTTTGGTACCAAATGCGCCGGCTGCTCCCAAGGGATCTCTCCCAGTGACCTCGTCCGAAAAGCCCGGAATAAAGTCTTTCACCTGAACTGTTTCACCTGCATGGTCTGCAACAAGCAGCTTTCCACGGGCGAGGAACTCTATATCATCGACGAAAACAAATTTGTTTGCAAAGAGGATTATTTGAACTCTCCCAGTTTGAAGGAAGGCAGCCTCAACTCAGGTACGAGCGGCTCAGCCCGCCCACC GAGTTTGTCCCCGGATCTCCAGGACCCCATGCAGGACGACACCAAGGAAACGGACAACTCAACCTCCTCGGACAAGGAGACCACCAACAACGAGAACGAGGAGCAGAACTCGGGCACCAAGCGGAGGGGGCCCCGCACCACCATTAAAGCCAAGCAGCTGGAGACCCTCAAAGCTGCCTTCGCCgccacccccaaacccacccgcCACATCCGGGAGCAGCTGGCCCAAGAGACTGGCCTCAACATGAGAGTCATCCAG GTGTGGTTCCAGAACCGTCGGTCGAAGGAGCGGCGGATGAAGCAGCTGAGCGCGCTGGGCGCCCGCCGGCACGCGTTCTTCCGCAGCCCCCGCAGGATGCGGCCCCTCGGCGGCCGCCTCGACGAGTCCGAGATGCTCGGCTCCACGCCCTACACGTACTACGGAG ATTACCAAGGTGACTACTACGGGCCGGGAGGCAACTATGACTTTTTCCCCCACGGGCCGCCCTCCCAAGCCCAGTCCCCGGCCGACTCCAGCTACCTTCAGAACTCAGGACCCGGCTCCACACCCCTGGGACCCTTGGAGCCCCCCCTAAGCGGACACCACTCCTCAGAAAACCAAAGGTACACGGATATGATCTCGCACCccgacacccccagccccgagCCGGGGATGACCGGCTCGCTGCACCCCATCCCGGGGGAGGTCTTCAGCGGGGGGCCCAGCCCGCCCTTCTCCATGTCCAGCAATAGCGGCTACAGCGGGGCTCTGTCGCACCCCAACCCGGAGCTCAGCGAGGCGGCGGTGTGGTAG
- the SDSL gene encoding serine dehydratase-like, with amino-acid sequence MAAQPVGGQKPFHVVSPVLESLPLSKAVGTKVFMKLENVQPSGSFKIRGIGHLCQDAARKGCRHFVCSSGGNAGLAAAYAARKLGLPITVVVPSSSGPTPVRKLEELGATVEVYGKVWDDANRRAQELVETEGWVSIHPFDHPLVWEGHASLVRELKDSLEGKPGAIVVAVGGGGLLAGVVAGLHQVGWQDVPIIAAETQGAHSFHEALKAGRLVTLPDITSVAKCLGAKTVSARALECAQECRVISQVVQDTEAVRAVEQFLDDERMLVQPACGAALAVLYSGRLQRLQSEGRLRAPLASVVVVVCGGSNIHSAQLRALKSQLGME; translated from the exons ATGGCAGCCCAGCCAGTCGGGGGCCAGAAGCCCTTTCACGTCGTCTCGCCCGTTCTGGAGAGCCTGCCCCTCTCCAAGGCCGTGGGCACCAAGGTCTTCATGAAGCTGGAAAACGTCCAGCCCTCGGGCTCCTTCAAGATCCGGGGCATCGGGCACCTCTGCCAGGAT GCTGCCAGGAAGGGCTGCCGCCACTTCGTCTGCTCCTCAG GGGGAAACgcggggctggcagcagcgTACGCAGCcaggaagctggggctgcccatcACCGTGGTGGTCCCCAGCAGCAGCGGCCCCACCCCCGTGCGCAAACTGGAGGAACTGGGGGCGACAGTCGAGGTCTACGGCAAG GTGTGGGATGATGCCAACAGGAGAGCCCAGGAGCTGGTTGAGACAGAGGGCTGGGTCAGCATCCACCCCTTCGACCACCCCTTGGTGTG GGAGGGTCACGCCAGCCTGGTCCGGGAGCTGAAGGACTCTCTGGAGGGCAAACCAGGTGCCATCGTGGTGGCGGTGGGCGGCGGGGGGCTGCTGGCCGGTGTCGTGGCCGGCCTGCACCAGGTGGGCTGGCAGGATGTTCCCATCATCGCCGCCGAGACCCAGGGAGCTCACAGCTTCCACGAGGCGCTCAAAGCCGGCCGCCTCGTCACCCTGCCCGACATCACCAG CGTGGCCAAGTGCCTGGGAGCCAAGACGGTGTCGGCGCGGGCGCTGGAGTGTGCCCAGGAGTGCCGGGTGATCTCGCAGGTGGTGCAGGACACGGAGGCCGTGCGGGCtgtggagcagttcctgg ACGACGAGCGGATGCTGGTCCAGCCGGCGTGCGGGGCCGCCCTGGCCGTGCTCTACTCGGGGCGGCTGCAGCGGCTGCAGAGCGAGGGGCGGCTGCGGGCCCCGCTGGCTTCCGTGGTGGTCGTGGTGTGCGGCGGCAGCAACATCCACTcggcccagctgcgggccctgaagagccagctggggatggaGTGA
- the PLBD2 gene encoding putative phospholipase B-like 2, which translates to MAAPRAVLVAALLSPLLSPLLSPLLSAVPAGAAPSPVPRNVSVLLEPGSERLRVLPGRHPAAVAWASLDDRISHVGWAFLEVTTNASYNDSLQAYAAGLAEAAVTEQLMYMHWMNTMVGYCGPFKYESEYCQKLRNYLEANLAWMEEQMAKGQDPEYWHQVRLALLQLKGLEDSYNGRLDFPRDRITLAPFGFLLLQLGGDLEDLESALNRSSPQRVLGSGSCSALVKLLPGHRDLLVAHDTWTSYQAMLRIIKKYTLPFRASAGGKSQVPGSVQVFSSYPGTIFSVDDFYILSSGLVALETTIGNNNPALWKYLDPRGSVLEWLRNIVANRLARSGPEWAAVFRRFNSGTYNNQWMVVDYNAFTPGRASPAPGVLTVLEQIPGLVVVADQTQLLYQQGYWASYNVPYFEEIFNASGNLELVRKYGDWFTYDKNPRAQIFRRNQTLVHDLDSMIRLMRSNNYLQDPLSRCRGCDPPQNAENAISARSDLNPSNGTYPFPALRQRCHGGIDMKVTSSVMVPTFGLVAVSGPAWDDVPPFRWSASPCSSLLHMGHPDLWTFPPVKVHWD; encoded by the exons ATGGCGGCCCCGCGGGCGGTGCTGGTGGCCGCGCTCCTGtcccccctcctgtcccccctccTGTCCCCGCTCCTCTCCGCCGTCCCGGCCGGCGCAGCCCCGTCCCCGGTGCCCCGCAATGTCTCCGTGCTGCTGGAGCCCGGCTCCGAGAGGCTGCGCGTCCTCCCCGGCCGCCACCCCGCCGCCGTCGCCTGGGCCAGCCTGGATGACCGCATCTCGCACGTCGG CTGGGCCTTCCTGGAGGTGACCACCAATGCCTCGTACAATGACAGCCTGCAGGCCTACGCTGCCGGGCTCGCCGAGGCTGCCGTCACCGAGCAG CTGATGTACATGCACTGGATGAACACCATGGTGGGCTACTGCGGCCCCTTCAAGTATGAGAGCGAGTACTGCCAGAAGCTGCGGAACTACCTGGAGGCCAACCTGGCCTGGATGGAGGAGCAGATGGCAAAGGGGCAGGACCCCGAGTACTGGCACCAG gtgcgcctggccttgctgcagctgaaaggGCTGGAGGACAGCTACAATGGGCGCCTGGACTTCCCCAGGGACAGGATCACCCTGGCACCCTTTGGCTTCCT GCTGCTGCAGTTGGGGGGTGACCTGGAGGACCTGGAGTCTGCCCTGAATCGCTCCTCCCCACAGCGTGTCCTGGGCTCGGGCTCCTGCTCGGCCCTCGTGAAGCTGCTGCCAGGCCACCGGGATCTGCTGGTGGCCCACGACACCTGGACCTCCTACCAGGCCATGCTGCGCATCATCAAGAAGTACACGCTGCCCTTCCGCGCCTCGGCCGGCG GCAAGTCTCAGGTCCCTGGAAGCGTCCAGGTGTTCTCCTCCTACCCTGGCACCATCTTCTCCGTGGATGACTTCTACATCCTCAGCAGTGGGTTG GTAGCACTGGAGACCACCATTGGGAACAACAACCCGGCCCTCTGGAAGTACCTGGACCCCCGGGGCAGCGTCCTGGAGTGGCTGAGGAACATTGTGGCCAACAGGCTGGCCCGCAGCGGGCCCGAGTGGGCCGCGGTCTTCCGACGCTTCAACAGCGGCAC GTACAACAACCAGTGGATGGTGGTGGACTACAATGCCTTCACGCCAGGCAGAGCGAGCCCAGCGCCGGGCGTGCTGACAGTGCTGGAGCAGATCCC GGGCCTGGTGGTGGTGGCCGATCAGACACAGCTGCTGTACCAGCAGGGCTACTGGGCCAGCTACAACGTGCC GTACTTTGAGGAGATCTTCAACGCCAGCGGGAACCTGGAGCTGGTGAGGAAATACGGGGACTGGTTCACCTACGACAAGAACCCGCGTGCCCAGATCTTCCGCCGGAACCAGACGCTGGTCCACGACCTTGACTCCATGATCCGCCTGATGCG GTCCAACAACTACCTGCAGGACCCGCTGTCGCGGTGCAGGGGCTGTGACCCCCCCCAGAATGCTGAGAACGCCATCTCCGCCCGCTCCGACCTCAACCCTTCCAACGGCACctaccccttccctgccctgcgccAGCGCTGCCACGGCGGCATCGACATGAAG GTCACCTCCTCGGTCATGGTCCCTACCTTCGGGCTGGTGGCGGTCAGCGGCCCCGCCTGGGACGACGTGCCCCCCTTCCGCTGGAGCGCgtccccctgcagctccctgctccacaTGGGCCACCCCGACCTCTGGACCTTCCCCCCAGTCAAGGTCCACTGGGACTGA
- the SLC8B1 gene encoding mitochondrial sodium/calcium exchanger protein, with translation MGPGPTGLAGALGPTGAQPAGPPLLLDTVPPRGDALSHGRGLDCWEVRKHNSSEWCHFIWSNPDCRLDGGFLDYLNGVFCVFPPQLLPLAVTLYALWLLYLFIILGVTAEKFFCPNLSAISTNLKLSHNVAVFSLTSPLHGVTFLAFGNGAPDVFSAVVAFSDPRTAGLAIGAIFGAGVFVTTVVAGGIALFKPFMAASRPFLRDVIFYMAAVFLTFVMLYLGRIRLGEALGYLGLYVFYVLTVVLCTCIHRRQRGDGLAPPGPWEPEMPTDVEEPEPSGTNSGDYGEEYRPLLPSRETSLRILTTALSPLDYRKWRRKPWYWRLFKAFKVPVELVLLLTVPVVDPDKDDLNWKRPLNCLHILTSPLLCVLTLKSGAYGLYQIQGVFPVWGLVTLVASALALIIFITTSNEDPPKYHCVFAFLGFLASAMWINAAATELVNILRTLGVIFQLSNTVLGLTLLAWGNSIGDTFSDLTMARQGYPRMAFSACFGGIIFNILVGVGLGCLLQMTSSQPLVKLEPDSPLVWVLAGALGLSLVFSFVTVPAQCFQLGKAYGICLIAYYLAFLCVALLTEFRVIHFSTP, from the exons ATGGGGCCGGGGCCCACGGGGCTGGCCGGGGCGCTCGGCCCGACCGGGGCACAGCCGGCCGGGCCCCCGCTGCTGCTGGACACGGTCCCTCCCAGGGGGGATGCTCTGAGCCACGGACGGGGCCTGGAT TGCTGGGAGGTTCGGAAGCACAACAGCTCCGAGTGGTGCCACTTCATCTGGAGCAACCCTGACTGCCGGCTGGACGGGGGCTTCCTCGACTACCTCAATGGGGTCTTCTGTGTCTTCccgccccagctgctgcccctggCTGTCACCCTCTAT GCTCTCTGGCTCCTGTACCTGTTCATCATCCTCGGTGTGACAGCGGAGAAGTT CTTCTGCCCCAATTTATCAGCCATCTCCACCAACCTGAAGCTGTCCCACAATGTGGCA GTCTTTTCCTTGACGTCCCCTCTCCATGGTGTCACCTTCCTGGCCTTTGGAAACGGGGCACCTGATGTCTTCAGTGCTGTGGTAGCCTTCTCCGACCCCCGGACAGCGGGGCTGGCCATCGGGGCCATCTTTG GTGCCGGTGTGTTTGTGACCACAGTGGTGGCCGGGGGCATCGCCCTGTTCAAGCCCTTCATGGCTGcctccagacccttcctcaGGGATGTCATCTTCTACATGGCGGCCGTGTTCCTCACCTTCGTGATGCTCTACCTGGGCAGGATCAGGCTTGGAGAGGCTCTGG GTTACCTGGGGCTCTACGTGTTCTACGTGCTCACCGTGGTGCTCTGCACCTGCATTCACCGTCGGCAGCGGGGGGACGGGCTGGCCCCTCCCGGGCCCTGGGAGCCAG AGATGCCGACAGATGTGGAAGAGCCGGAGCCCTCGGGCACAAACAGTGGGGACTATG GGGAGGAGTACCGgcccctgctgccctcccgGGAGACCTCCCTGCGCATCCTCACCACGGCCCTCAGCCCCTTGGACTACCGCAAGTGGAGGAGGAAGCCCTGGTACTGGCGGCTCTTCAAGGCCTTCAAG GTGCCcgtggagctggtgctgctgctcactGTTCCCGTTGTGGACCCCGACAAGGATGACCTGAACTGGAAGAGACCCCTCAACTGCCTGCACATCCTCACCAGCCCCCTGCTCTGCGTCCTCACCCTCAAATCGGGCGCCT ATGGGCTGTACCAGATCCAGGGCGTCTTCCCAGTCTGGGGACTGGTCACACTGGTTGCCTCTGCCTTGgccctcatcatcttcatcaccACCAGCAATGAGGACCCACCCAAGTATCACTGT GTGTTTGCCTTCCTTGGGTTTTTGGCCAGTGCCATGTGGATCAACGCCGCAGCCACGGAGCTGGTGAACATCCTGCGGACCCTGGGTGTCATCTTCCAGCTCAGCAACACCGTGCTGGGCTTGACACTGCTGGCCTGGGGCAACAGCATCGGTG ACACCTTCTCCGACCTCACCATGGCCCGGCAGGGCTATCCCCGCATGGCCTTCTCCGCCTGCTTCGGGGGCATCATCTTCA ACATCCTGGTGGGCGTGGGGCTCGGCTGCCTGCTGCAGATGACCAGCAGCCAGCCGCTGGTGAAG CTGGAGCCTGACAGCCCCCTGGTGTGGGTGCTGGCCGGGGCACTGGGGCTCAGCCTGGTGTTCTCCTTCGTGACGGTGCCAGCGCAGTGCTTCCAGCTGGGGAAGGCCTACGGCATCTGCCTCATCGCCTACTACCTGGCGTTCCTGTGTGTGGCCCTGCTCACCGAGTTCAGGGTGATCCATTTCTCCACCCCATGA